A window of Paenibacillus sp. 19GGS1-52 contains these coding sequences:
- a CDS encoding ribonuclease J, which yields MSKKNNNDKLMIFALGGVGEIGKNMYVIQYGADIVVIDSGLKFPEEDMLGIDIVIPDISYLTENRDKVRGIVLTHGHEDHIGGLPYVLKNLNVPIYGTRLTLGLVENKLKEANLLGDTKRILIDEDSEIQLGNLTATFFRTNHSIPDSVGVCIETPEGNVVHTGDFKFDHTPVNGQFANLHRMAEIGTKGVLALLSDSTNAEKPGFTPSERNVGIVLEDIFRKAEQRVVVATFASNVHRIQQVVNAAESTGRKITVIGRSMVNVVAIASELGYLNVPDGMLIEPEEMNRMAGNRVVVLCTGSQGEPMSALTRMARSSHRKVDIMPGDTVIIAATPVPGNEKYVGRTIDELFRLGANVIYSGSNSGVHVSGHGSQEELKLMLNLMKPKFFIPIHGEFRMQRRHAILAEAVGVEPQNIFITEIGEIVEIQNGAARRAGKVTAGNVLIDGLGVGDVGNIVLRDRKLLSQDGILVVVVTLSKQNGAIVSGPDIISRGFVYVRESEGLLDEANRIVSSTLQRLMSEKVNEWASLKTSVKDSLGRFLYEQTRRRPMILPIIMEV from the coding sequence TTGTCCAAAAAAAACAACAACGATAAATTGATGATTTTCGCTTTGGGCGGAGTCGGAGAAATCGGGAAAAACATGTATGTCATTCAATATGGAGCTGACATTGTAGTCATTGATTCAGGTCTAAAGTTCCCAGAAGAAGACATGCTCGGTATTGATATCGTTATCCCTGACATCTCGTATTTGACGGAGAACCGCGACAAGGTAAGAGGCATCGTGCTCACGCACGGACACGAGGATCACATCGGTGGTCTCCCTTATGTCTTGAAGAATCTGAATGTTCCGATTTACGGAACAAGACTTACTTTAGGCCTTGTGGAGAACAAACTGAAGGAAGCGAACCTGCTTGGCGATACCAAACGAATTCTGATTGATGAAGATTCAGAAATTCAATTGGGCAATCTCACAGCAACCTTCTTTAGAACCAATCACAGTATTCCCGATTCAGTCGGCGTATGCATCGAAACACCAGAAGGCAATGTTGTTCATACAGGTGATTTCAAGTTCGACCATACCCCTGTTAACGGTCAATTTGCAAATCTGCACCGGATGGCTGAAATCGGAACTAAGGGTGTTCTTGCCCTCTTGTCCGATAGCACCAATGCTGAGAAACCAGGCTTTACACCTTCGGAAAGAAATGTCGGCATTGTTTTGGAAGATATTTTCCGCAAGGCTGAGCAACGTGTGGTTGTAGCCACATTTGCTTCCAATGTGCACCGTATTCAGCAAGTGGTTAATGCTGCTGAATCGACAGGCCGCAAGATTACGGTAATCGGCCGCAGTATGGTTAACGTTGTAGCCATTGCTTCTGAGCTTGGGTATCTCAACGTGCCGGATGGTATGCTGATTGAACCTGAGGAAATGAATAGAATGGCGGGTAACCGTGTGGTTGTTCTTTGCACAGGCAGTCAAGGCGAGCCAATGTCTGCATTGACACGTATGGCACGCTCCAGCCACCGCAAGGTAGATATCATGCCGGGCGATACTGTTATTATTGCAGCAACGCCAGTACCGGGTAATGAGAAGTATGTAGGCCGTACGATTGATGAATTATTCCGTCTTGGCGCTAATGTTATTTACAGCGGTTCCAATTCCGGCGTTCACGTTTCCGGTCACGGTAGTCAGGAAGAGCTGAAGCTTATGCTCAATCTGATGAAGCCTAAATTCTTTATTCCAATTCATGGTGAATTCAGAATGCAGCGCAGACATGCAATACTTGCAGAAGCTGTTGGCGTAGAGCCACAGAACATTTTCATCACAGAAATCGGTGAGATTGTTGAAATTCAGAACGGTGCTGCTCGCAGAGCCGGTAAGGTAACTGCAGGCAACGTACTGATTGATGGCTTAGGTGTAGGAGATGTTGGTAATATTGTCTTGCGCGACCGCAAGCTATTGTCTCAGGATGGTATTCTTGTTGTTGTTGTGACACTGAGCAAGCAGAATGGAGCAATTGTCTCCGGACCGGATATCATCTCACGCGGTTTTGTGTACGTACGGGAGTCTGAAGGACTGCTGGATGAAGCGAATCGTATTGTATCCAGTACACTGCAACGCCTCATGAGTGAAAAAGTAAACGAGTGGGCTTCGCTCAAAACAAGTGTCAAAGATTCACTTGGCCGTTTCCTCTATGAGCAGACTCGCCGTAGACCGATGATTTTGCCAATTATTATGGAAGTGTAA
- a CDS encoding ATP-dependent Clp protease proteolytic subunit: protein MMSPSTIGALKELGQTAVPNGEPDIFCMTIIGQIEGHFVLPPHNKTTKYEHIIPQLVAAEQSKSIKGLLIILNTVGGDVEAGLAIAEMISSLSKPTVTVVIGGGHSIGVPIAVSSSYSIIAESATMTIHPIRMNGLVIGVPQSFEYMEKMQERVVKFVTSHSRITEKKFKHLMFTTGELNRDIGTAVGGIDAVKYGLMDEVGGIGAALARLNRMIAGNNTLESSEAITGGLTQ, encoded by the coding sequence ATGATGTCTCCCAGCACAATCGGGGCGCTGAAGGAGTTGGGTCAGACAGCGGTCCCAAACGGAGAGCCGGATATCTTTTGTATGACGATTATCGGCCAGATTGAAGGTCATTTCGTGCTGCCTCCCCATAATAAAACAACCAAATATGAGCATATTATTCCACAGTTGGTAGCGGCTGAGCAGAGCAAAAGCATTAAGGGTCTGCTTATTATTTTAAATACGGTAGGCGGAGATGTGGAAGCAGGACTGGCGATTGCCGAAATGATCTCCTCACTGTCAAAGCCTACGGTAACTGTAGTCATTGGAGGCGGTCATAGTATTGGAGTGCCGATCGCGGTATCTTCAAGCTATTCCATCATTGCAGAAAGTGCGACGATGACCATTCATCCGATCCGCATGAATGGTTTGGTTATCGGAGTGCCGCAGAGCTTTGAATATATGGAGAAGATGCAGGAGCGAGTGGTTAAGTTTGTTACCTCACATTCGCGAATTACCGAGAAGAAATTCAAGCATCTGATGTTCACGACCGGAGAACTCAACCGTGATATCGGGACGGCTGTTGGCGGTATTGATGCCGTTAAATATGGCCTAATGGATGAGGTTGGCGGAATTGGAGCAGCGCTCGCGCGACTTAACCGCATGATTGCCGGAAACAACACTTTAGAGTCTTCAGAGGCGATAACAGGAGGGCTTACCCAATGA
- a CDS encoding DNA translocase FtsK: protein MAKRKKKKKKALLGSVLKYEIYGIMLITISVIALSGEAAVGRSLSSMAGYLLGRFYFVLPLAGIFYGLMVMIHRRWPSSWNSRHTGVLLLVLSMCLMSTISAMEQKLGPLSMLHPGNVMAQVHNDLAGSLSPSSNDNSSVYMLGKDISGGYIGGLEYAALLWLFGSLGAKLLMIVMLAISFMLVTNLSYVELFGLLRVRAVKFVEGIRHKAANRPQAVPVTTRVTKSNKVSAAQQVMQNDDDDEDDEQSLPNRKQPFLFKKLAGWISGTPRTEGLADDDQEEELQEPVLRSGQRGPIISGMASGSGPFSHGQLESDIAEEENEPVTPIIRDFFEHIRSEGLNAEDREEWSEFSPAARSGGPKAAIISGRDTASPHTADTMDPSQEGDVAIELEGLLVTTADGDIIPVPPLPPPPKPYKLPSFRLLAKPVGVKAGDQNDYMQTARKLEATLESFGVRAKVLEVVRGPAVTRYEIQPDIGVKVSRIVNLTDDIALALAAKDIRMEAPIPGKSAIGIEVPNAEVSIVTMREVMETQIFQEAESKLTIAFGRDISGQTIIGNLAKMPHLLVAGATGSGKSVCINGIITSILYKAKPNEVKFLMVDPKMVELNIYNGIPHLLAPVVTDPKRASLALKKIVVEMEKRYDLFSKSGTRNLEGYNKLMKDNPAAVLPYIVVVVDELADLMMVAANDVEDAICRLAQMARAAGIHLIIATQRPSVDVITGLIKANIPSRIAFGVSSNVDSRTILDMPGAEKLLGRGDMLFLPMGASKPVRVQGAFMSDQEVEDIVQYVSSQGEANYDESIVPEIDDTTAEDQEPQDELYEQAVQIVLEAKQASVSLLQRRMRVGYTRAARLVDSMEARGVIGPYEGSKPREVLISLEQYHHNKISS from the coding sequence GTGGCTAAGCGAAAGAAGAAAAAGAAAAAAGCGCTGCTGGGCAGTGTTTTAAAATATGAAATATATGGAATTATGTTGATCACAATCTCTGTCATTGCGTTGTCTGGTGAAGCAGCTGTTGGACGCTCATTGTCAAGCATGGCGGGTTATTTGTTGGGCAGATTTTATTTTGTGCTGCCGTTGGCCGGTATTTTTTATGGACTAATGGTCATGATACACCGGAGGTGGCCATCCTCATGGAACAGCCGTCATACAGGTGTGCTGCTGTTGGTGCTGTCCATGTGCCTGATGAGTACGATCTCTGCGATGGAACAGAAACTGGGTCCTTTATCCATGTTACATCCGGGCAATGTGATGGCACAAGTACATAATGATCTTGCGGGATCACTTTCACCTAGTTCTAACGACAATAGCAGTGTTTATATGTTGGGTAAGGATATCAGCGGAGGATATATTGGCGGGCTGGAATATGCTGCTCTATTATGGCTGTTTGGAAGCCTTGGAGCCAAGCTGCTCATGATCGTCATGCTGGCAATAAGTTTTATGCTGGTAACCAATCTGTCCTATGTGGAGCTGTTTGGGTTGTTGCGGGTCCGTGCTGTGAAGTTTGTAGAAGGCATCCGTCATAAGGCGGCAAACCGTCCTCAGGCGGTACCGGTGACAACACGGGTAACGAAATCCAATAAGGTTTCTGCAGCTCAGCAGGTTATGCAAAACGATGACGATGATGAGGACGACGAACAATCTTTGCCTAACCGCAAACAGCCATTCTTGTTCAAAAAGCTTGCGGGGTGGATTTCCGGTACTCCACGAACGGAGGGGCTTGCTGACGATGATCAGGAGGAAGAGCTTCAGGAACCCGTCCTGAGAAGCGGTCAGAGGGGGCCAATTATATCGGGTATGGCCTCAGGCAGCGGACCTTTTTCTCATGGCCAATTGGAGAGTGATATTGCTGAAGAAGAGAATGAGCCGGTTACCCCGATCATTCGCGATTTCTTTGAGCATATCCGTTCCGAAGGGCTGAATGCAGAAGACCGCGAGGAGTGGAGTGAGTTCTCGCCTGCTGCCCGTAGTGGCGGTCCTAAGGCTGCAATTATTAGCGGAAGGGATACAGCGAGCCCACATACGGCGGATACGATGGATCCATCACAAGAGGGAGATGTGGCTATAGAGCTGGAAGGGCTATTAGTAACTACTGCTGATGGGGATATTATTCCTGTGCCGCCACTTCCACCTCCGCCCAAACCCTATAAACTTCCTTCTTTTCGTCTTTTGGCCAAGCCTGTGGGAGTCAAGGCTGGAGACCAGAATGATTATATGCAGACAGCCCGTAAGCTCGAAGCAACGCTCGAGAGCTTTGGAGTAAGGGCAAAGGTACTTGAGGTAGTAAGAGGACCTGCGGTTACCCGCTACGAGATTCAACCGGATATTGGTGTGAAGGTCAGCCGTATTGTGAATCTTACCGATGATATTGCACTTGCCCTTGCAGCCAAGGATATCCGGATGGAAGCGCCTATCCCGGGCAAGTCAGCGATAGGGATTGAGGTGCCGAATGCTGAGGTGTCCATTGTTACTATGCGTGAAGTCATGGAGACGCAGATCTTTCAGGAGGCTGAATCGAAATTAACGATTGCTTTTGGGCGGGATATTTCTGGACAGACTATTATCGGCAATCTGGCCAAGATGCCCCATTTGCTGGTTGCTGGAGCGACTGGATCAGGGAAGTCCGTCTGCATCAACGGTATTATTACTAGCATCTTGTATAAAGCGAAGCCTAATGAAGTCAAATTCCTGATGGTTGATCCCAAGATGGTTGAACTCAATATCTATAACGGAATTCCGCATCTTTTAGCACCGGTAGTCACCGATCCGAAGCGGGCCAGTCTTGCCCTGAAGAAGATTGTTGTGGAAATGGAGAAGAGATATGATCTCTTCTCCAAATCGGGAACGCGAAATTTGGAAGGCTACAATAAACTGATGAAGGATAACCCAGCCGCCGTGCTGCCTTATATCGTTGTTGTTGTGGATGAACTTGCCGACCTAATGATGGTTGCAGCCAATGATGTGGAGGATGCGATTTGCCGGCTTGCCCAGATGGCACGGGCAGCAGGTATTCATCTAATCATTGCTACTCAACGTCCTTCGGTCGATGTTATTACTGGTCTTATTAAGGCGAATATACCGTCCCGAATTGCGTTTGGTGTATCCTCTAATGTTGATTCACGCACGATTCTGGACATGCCTGGTGCAGAGAAGCTGCTTGGTCGTGGGGATATGCTTTTCCTGCCAATGGGAGCCTCCAAACCGGTTCGGGTTCAAGGTGCTTTTATGAGCGATCAGGAGGTTGAGGACATCGTTCAATATGTCAGTAGCCAAGGTGAAGCCAACTATGATGAATCCATTGTTCCGGAAATCGATGATACCACGGCAGAAGATCAGGAGCCACAGGATGAATTGTATGAACAGGCGGTGCAAATTGTACTAGAAGCGAAGCAGGCATCCGTATCATTGCTTCAGCGGCGCATGCGCGTCGGATACACCCGTGCTGCACGCCTAGTTGACTCTATGGAGGCGCGAGGGGTCATCGGGCCTTACGAAGGCAGCAAGCCACGTGAGGTGCTGATCTCCCTTGAACAGTATCATCATAATAAGATCAGCTCGTAG
- the dapG gene encoding aspartate kinase yields the protein MGILVQKFGGTSLSTAGAREHVIRHVKRELASGYSLVIVVSAMGRRGEPYATDTLLDWAVQNGDALPDREKDLLMCCGEIISATTLCGLLVNEGILSTVLTGAQAGFVTDNSYGNARILDVRPERILRELREHKVVIVTGFQGQTEAGDFTTLGRGGSDTSATALGAALRADMVDIYTDVNGILTADPRIVEDARPLTVVSYTEICNMAYQGAKVIHPRAVEIAMQAQIPVRVRSTFSETEGTLVTNPEGFRDIQNGIVDRFVTGIAYVSNITQISVECPEGNGTGVQLQIFKSMADNGISVDFINVTPTEALYTVLDDKSERAITALQELGLRPKSLSGCAKVSVIGGGINGVPGIMARIVEALSSQNIQILQSADSNTTIWVLVKKEDMVQSLRALHAKFELHR from the coding sequence ATGGGTATTTTGGTGCAAAAATTTGGTGGGACATCGCTCTCAACAGCTGGAGCTAGGGAACACGTCATTCGTCATGTCAAAAGAGAACTGGCAAGCGGCTATAGCCTGGTTATTGTAGTATCAGCAATGGGCCGCCGTGGCGAGCCCTATGCGACAGATACACTACTGGATTGGGCCGTTCAGAACGGCGACGCGCTTCCAGATCGGGAAAAGGATCTGTTAATGTGTTGTGGTGAGATTATCTCCGCTACTACATTGTGTGGGCTGCTAGTAAATGAGGGCATTCTCTCTACAGTATTAACAGGGGCCCAAGCAGGATTTGTGACTGATAACAGCTACGGGAATGCCAGAATACTGGATGTGCGTCCAGAACGTATTCTACGTGAGTTGCGCGAGCATAAAGTAGTGATCGTAACCGGATTTCAGGGTCAGACAGAAGCTGGTGATTTCACAACTTTGGGCAGGGGGGGAAGCGATACCTCGGCGACTGCACTCGGTGCTGCACTGCGTGCAGATATGGTTGATATCTATACAGATGTTAACGGAATACTCACAGCGGACCCGCGTATCGTTGAAGATGCCAGGCCACTGACAGTAGTCAGCTACACTGAAATTTGCAATATGGCCTATCAAGGGGCAAAGGTAATTCATCCCCGTGCAGTAGAAATTGCCATGCAGGCGCAGATACCGGTACGCGTACGGTCTACATTTTCCGAGACAGAAGGTACACTGGTTACAAATCCGGAAGGATTTAGGGATATTCAGAACGGTATTGTGGACCGTTTCGTGACAGGCATCGCCTATGTTAGCAACATCACCCAAATTTCTGTAGAATGTCCTGAAGGGAATGGAACTGGCGTTCAACTGCAGATTTTCAAAAGTATGGCTGACAATGGGATAAGTGTTGATTTTATCAATGTGACGCCAACAGAAGCCTTATATACCGTCCTCGATGATAAATCAGAACGCGCTATTACAGCTCTGCAGGAGCTGGGTTTACGTCCTAAAAGCCTGTCCGGCTGTGCCAAGGTATCTGTCATTGGTGGCGGAATAAACGGGGTGCCTGGTATCATGGCCCGGATCGTAGAGGCGCTTAGTTCCCAGAATATTCAGATACTGCAATCAGCTGATTCGAATACAACGATTTGGGTGCTGGTGAAGAAGGAAGATATGGTGCAATCGCTGCGCGCATTGCATGCCAAGTTTGAATTACACCGCTGA
- a CDS encoding pitrilysin family protein — protein sequence MEKIHYERLQETLYHEVMDNGLQVYVLPKPDFLKTYATFATKFGSVDNHFRVANGEETQVPDGIAHFLEHKMFEEPEGDIFATFASNGASANAFTSFDQTVYLFSATENIETNLSTLVDFVQNPYFTDENVEKEKGIIGQEINMYADNPDWRVYFGLIEAMYAKHPVHIDIAGTIESIDTITKETLYTCYHSFYHPSNMLLFVVGGVEPEKVFSLIRANQGKKSYEKQGEINRIFEAEPEEVAKKHLESKLAVSMPKIMFGFKEKEEGLTGEAAVRRDLTTKLMLDLLLGSSTVLYQKLYDADLISDSFGHEFNSSPQYAFSAIGGDTKDPDLLLQRIKEEVNLLLESGFAEKDFERARKKKIGGYLRMLNSPESIAHEFTRYQFRGGDLFEVLPIYESITLDEVNKRLHDHVDWEQLAVSLVVSP from the coding sequence ATGGAAAAGATTCATTACGAGAGACTTCAAGAAACGCTCTATCACGAGGTTATGGATAATGGTCTTCAGGTATATGTACTTCCAAAGCCGGACTTCCTGAAAACCTATGCTACTTTTGCAACTAAATTTGGTTCGGTGGACAATCACTTTCGTGTTGCTAATGGAGAAGAGACTCAGGTCCCTGACGGGATAGCCCATTTTCTGGAGCACAAAATGTTTGAAGAACCTGAAGGTGATATTTTCGCAACCTTTGCTTCAAATGGAGCATCTGCGAATGCTTTTACAAGCTTTGATCAAACCGTGTATTTGTTCTCGGCCACAGAGAATATTGAGACTAACCTCAGCACGCTTGTAGACTTTGTTCAGAACCCTTATTTCACGGATGAGAATGTGGAGAAGGAAAAAGGGATTATTGGGCAGGAAATCAATATGTATGCAGACAATCCAGACTGGCGTGTATACTTCGGACTGATTGAAGCGATGTATGCCAAGCATCCGGTTCATATTGATATTGCCGGTACTATAGAGTCAATAGATACGATTACAAAGGAGACACTGTATACTTGTTACCACTCCTTTTATCATCCCAGCAATATGCTGTTATTTGTCGTTGGCGGTGTGGAGCCAGAGAAGGTGTTCTCGCTCATCCGTGCTAATCAGGGCAAGAAGTCATACGAGAAGCAGGGCGAAATCAACCGTATTTTTGAAGCGGAGCCTGAGGAAGTCGCCAAGAAGCATCTGGAGAGCAAACTTGCGGTTTCCATGCCCAAGATTATGTTTGGTTTTAAGGAAAAAGAAGAAGGACTTACGGGTGAAGCAGCGGTGCGTCGTGATCTTACGACCAAGCTGATGCTGGATTTGCTGCTTGGAAGCAGCACGGTGTTGTATCAGAAGCTATATGATGCGGATCTGATCTCCGACAGCTTTGGTCATGAGTTTAACAGCTCTCCACAATATGCTTTTTCAGCGATTGGCGGGGATACCAAGGACCCTGATTTACTACTTCAGCGGATTAAGGAAGAAGTGAATCTACTGCTGGAGTCAGGCTTCGCGGAGAAGGATTTTGAGCGGGCCCGCAAAAAGAAAATCGGTGGCTATTTGCGCATGTTGAATTCACCGGAAAGCATTGCCCACGAATTCACACGTTACCAGTTCCGTGGTGGTGATCTGTTCGAAGTGTTGCCTATTTATGAATCCATAACACTAGATGAAGTTAACAAGCGCCTGCATGATCATGTGGATTGGGAGCAGCTCGCAGTTTCGTTGGTGGTGAGTCCTTAG
- the sleB gene encoding spore cortex-lytic enzyme: protein MKKQKMWILAALTLALAAAPFAGRLVMEPRVVHTNQSTVEPQAPETIVIEDEAMPAFSTTPVKYGASGQDVYELQGRLKYLGYYAGNIDSQFGAKTKNSVTWFQWKFGLTADGVVGAKTKLKLYNASKSWKPTEPSASNKTANNSSANTNTPEKSNTAELASGNTMGLTENDLKIMSNAVYGESRGEPFEGQVAVAAVILNRVKSPSFPNTPSGVIFQPGAFTAVADGQIYLEPNEQARKAVQQALNGWDPSGGCIYYFNPKTATSKWIWSRPQVKTIGAHIFCM from the coding sequence ATGAAGAAACAAAAGATGTGGATACTTGCCGCATTAACCCTTGCCTTGGCCGCCGCTCCATTTGCAGGAAGACTCGTTATGGAACCTCGTGTTGTTCACACGAATCAAAGCACGGTTGAACCGCAAGCCCCGGAGACTATTGTCATCGAGGATGAGGCTATGCCCGCCTTCAGCACAACTCCGGTCAAATATGGAGCATCCGGCCAGGATGTCTATGAACTGCAGGGGCGTCTGAAATATCTCGGTTATTACGCGGGGAATATAGACAGCCAATTCGGAGCCAAAACCAAAAATTCTGTAACCTGGTTTCAGTGGAAATTTGGTTTGACAGCAGATGGCGTAGTAGGTGCCAAAACAAAGCTGAAGCTGTATAACGCAAGCAAAAGTTGGAAGCCGACAGAACCATCTGCTTCAAACAAGACAGCTAACAATAGTAGCGCTAACACAAATACCCCGGAGAAATCGAATACAGCTGAACTAGCATCAGGAAATACAATGGGCTTAACCGAGAATGATCTCAAAATTATGTCTAACGCCGTTTATGGAGAATCCAGAGGGGAGCCCTTTGAAGGTCAGGTCGCTGTAGCTGCAGTAATCCTGAATCGTGTGAAATCCCCGAGCTTTCCCAATACGCCATCCGGTGTTATTTTCCAACCCGGTGCCTTTACTGCCGTAGCCGATGGTCAGATTTATCTGGAGCCGAATGAGCAGGCCCGCAAAGCTGTGCAGCAGGCACTGAATGGCTGGGACCCATCGGGTGGATGTATTTATTATTTCAATCCTAAGACGGCTACCTCCAAATGGATTTGGAGCCGCCCGCAGGTGAAGACGATTGGGGCGCATATTTTCTGTATGTAG
- a CDS encoding pitrilysin family protein, with the protein MRIHVLPTKAFKTFAISLYAGVPLDEDTVTPTALVPFVLRRGTASYPETTQFRERLEELYGAGFGFDIYKRGDYQIVQFRMDTINDSFVQSKESLLAESFAFLGDVLTQPLLEDGSFRPSYVATERETVRKKLEAIVNDKARYAAERCIEEMCRLEPYRLHPLGQRADLEGITPENLYQSYKSWLDGAILDLYVVGDTTPEEVEKLVKRHFGGDKADTGIYSSKFTPVAVNEVRTIEEKLDVNQGKLNMGLRTSITYKDDTYATALMYNGIFGGYPHSKLFVNVREKESLAYYASSRYDGHKGIGTIQSGIEAKNYGKAVDIIRKQLDEMKAGNISDLELSQTKAMIRNLLSEIQDSAFEMISFDFNRQISGKDRSTLELIEQVEAIGAEEVKAAADTFQLDTIYFLTGQKEE; encoded by the coding sequence ATGCGTATTCACGTATTGCCGACAAAGGCTTTTAAGACTTTCGCCATCTCACTTTATGCCGGTGTTCCGCTTGACGAGGACACAGTTACTCCTACAGCGTTGGTTCCTTTTGTACTTCGCCGAGGCACAGCATCCTATCCGGAGACAACACAATTCCGTGAACGTCTAGAAGAGCTGTACGGAGCAGGCTTCGGTTTTGATATTTACAAAAGAGGAGATTACCAGATCGTTCAATTCCGGATGGATACGATTAATGATTCCTTTGTACAAAGCAAGGAGAGCCTGCTTGCCGAATCGTTCGCTTTTCTAGGTGATGTATTAACACAACCCTTGCTGGAGGATGGAAGCTTCCGCCCGTCTTACGTGGCAACTGAACGTGAAACGGTACGTAAAAAACTCGAAGCTATCGTAAACGATAAGGCCCGTTATGCAGCTGAACGCTGTATTGAGGAAATGTGCCGCTTGGAACCTTACCGTCTGCATCCGCTTGGTCAAAGAGCTGATCTTGAGGGTATTACTCCGGAGAATCTATACCAGTCCTACAAATCCTGGCTCGATGGAGCCATTCTTGATCTCTATGTAGTCGGTGATACTACACCGGAGGAAGTGGAGAAGCTAGTCAAACGTCACTTCGGTGGTGATAAGGCAGATACAGGGATATACTCTTCCAAATTTACGCCTGTTGCGGTAAATGAGGTCCGGACGATCGAAGAGAAACTGGATGTCAATCAGGGCAAGCTGAACATGGGACTGCGAACCTCTATTACCTACAAGGATGATACATATGCGACTGCGCTTATGTACAACGGAATATTCGGTGGATACCCACACTCAAAGCTGTTTGTCAATGTGCGTGAGAAGGAAAGCCTAGCTTATTATGCCTCTTCCCGCTATGACGGCCATAAGGGAATTGGAACGATCCAATCGGGTATCGAAGCTAAGAATTACGGCAAAGCAGTCGATATCATACGCAAGCAGCTCGATGAGATGAAGGCTGGAAATATCAGTGATTTAGAGCTGAGCCAGACTAAAGCGATGATCCGCAATCTGCTCTCCGAAATTCAGGATTCCGCTTTTGAAATGATTTCCTTCGATTTTAATCGCCAGATATCCGGAAAAGATCGGTCAACACTGGAGCTGATTGAGCAGGTGGAAGCAATAGGAGCTGAAGAAGTGAAGGCTGCTGCTGATACTTTTCAGCTGGATACGATTTATTTCTTGACAGGGCAGAAGGAGGAATAG
- a CDS encoding YlzJ-like family protein: MILYTVMPMEQVWEGALHTFPPVREVSIKGVLMQVEPLEEGRARIVRLLDCPLDRYLDPKLSPGAIISLT, encoded by the coding sequence ATGATTCTCTATACAGTCATGCCCATGGAACAGGTATGGGAGGGAGCACTGCATACGTTCCCACCAGTACGCGAGGTAAGCATTAAGGGAGTGTTGATGCAGGTTGAACCGCTGGAAGAAGGAAGAGCCCGTATTGTACGTCTTCTAGATTGTCCGTTGGACCGTTATTTGGATCCAAAGCTCTCTCCCGGAGCGATTATTTCGTTAACCTAA
- the dapA gene encoding 4-hydroxy-tetrahydrodipicolinate synthase, giving the protein MDFGRLITAMVTPFDRDGEINWEATSQLVDYLIEEQKSEALVVCGTTGESPTLIDDEKLQLFSFVMEKAAGRCKIIAGTGSNSTRHSIQLTQKAESIGVDGVLLVVPYYNKPNQEGLYQHFAAIAAGTSLPAILYNVPSRTGVSMSVATTLRLAEIPNIVATKECVSVDQITLIAAACPVDFHVYSGDDSAGLAALAVGGHGIISVASHIVGAQMSEMIDAFTSGNVKLAGEFHRRLFPVFKGLFECPQPLPNPSAVKYALGLRGLNVGSVRLPLIAPTEAEAAFIEALLN; this is encoded by the coding sequence GTGGATTTCGGAAGATTAATAACCGCGATGGTAACCCCTTTTGACAGAGATGGTGAGATCAACTGGGAAGCAACTTCACAGCTTGTCGATTATTTAATAGAAGAGCAGAAATCAGAAGCATTAGTTGTCTGCGGAACGACTGGTGAATCTCCAACCTTAATCGATGATGAGAAACTGCAATTGTTCTCTTTTGTAATGGAAAAGGCCGCTGGCCGCTGTAAAATCATTGCAGGAACGGGCAGTAACAGCACCAGACATTCGATACAGCTGACCCAAAAAGCAGAGAGTATTGGCGTAGATGGTGTGCTTCTGGTAGTTCCCTATTATAATAAGCCAAACCAGGAAGGTCTTTATCAGCACTTTGCAGCCATTGCTGCGGGAACCTCCCTTCCAGCTATTTTGTACAATGTTCCCAGTCGTACCGGTGTAAGTATGAGTGTTGCTACAACACTTCGACTGGCGGAAATTCCGAATATCGTGGCTACAAAGGAATGTGTGTCTGTTGATCAGATCACGCTGATTGCTGCGGCATGTCCAGTTGATTTCCATGTCTATTCCGGTGATGATTCCGCTGGCCTTGCGGCACTGGCAGTGGGTGGACACGGTATTATTAGTGTAGCCAGCCATATAGTCGGAGCACAGATGTCAGAGATGATCGATGCTTTCACTAGCGGTAATGTAAAGCTTGCTGGAGAGTTTCATCGGAGGTTATTTCCTGTATTTAAAGGATTGTTCGAATGTCCGCAGCCGTTGCCGAATCCATCCGCCGTCAAATATGCGCTGGGACTTCGGGGCTTGAATGTTGGATCAGTCAGGTTGCCGCTAATTGCGCCGACTGAGGCTGAAGCTGCATTTATTGAGGCGCTGCTTAATTAA